In Ipomoea triloba cultivar NCNSP0323 chromosome 15, ASM357664v1, one genomic interval encodes:
- the LOC116007444 gene encoding 26S proteasome regulatory subunit 6A homolog, translating into MATAMVEDSNFEDDQLASMSTEDIVRASRLLDNEIRILKEELQRTNLELDSFKEKIKENQEKIKLNKQLPYLVGNIVEILEMNPEEDAEEDGANIDLDSQRKGKCVVLKTSTRQTIFLPVVGLVDPDKLKPGDLVGVNKDSYLILDTLPSEFDSRVKAMEVDEKPTEDYNDIGGLEKQIQELVEAIVLPMTHKERFQKLGVRPPKGVLLYGPPGTGKTLMARACAAQTNATFLKLAGPQLVQMFIGDGAKLVRDAFQLAKEKSPCIIFIDEIDAIGTKRFDSEVSGDREVQRTMLELLNQLDGFSSDERIKVIAATNRADILDPALMRSGRLDRKIEFPHPTEEARARILQIHSRKMNVHPDVNFEELARSTDDFNGAQLKAVCVEAGMLALRRDATEVIHEDFNEGIIQVQAKKKASLNYYA; encoded by the exons ATGGCAACAGCGATGGTGGAGGACAGCAATTTCGAGGACGACCAGTTGGCTTCGATGTCCACTGAAGATATTGTTAGGGCTTCGCGGCTGCTCGACAATGAAATTCGAATTCTGAAG GAAGAGCTGCAGAGAACCAATCTAGAATTGGATTCTTTCAAGGAAAAGATCAAGGAGAATCAAGAGAAGATTAAGCTCAACAAACAGCTTCCTTACTTAGTCGGGAACATAGTTGAG ATTTTAGAAATGAACCCAGAGGAAGATGCTGAGGAAGATGGAGCAAATATTGATCTTGACTCACAAAGAAAGGGCAAGTGTGTTGTACTGAAAACATCCACTCGCCAG ACAATATTCCTGCCTGTGGTTGGTCTTGTTGATCCTGACAAATTAAAGCCTGGTGATTTGGTTGGTGTGAACAAAGATAGTTATTTGATCTTGGACACTTTGCCATCTGAGTTTGATTCTCGGGTTAAGGCAATGGAAGTTGATGAAAAACCAACAGAGGACTACAATGATATTGGAGGCCTTGAGAAACAG ATCCAAGAACTGGTTGAGGCAATTGTTTTGCCCATGACACACAAAGAGCGGTTTCAGAAATTAGGAGTTCGTCCACCTAAAGGTGTTCTTCTATATGGGCCTCCTGGGACTGGAAAaactcttatggctcgtgcttGTGCTGCACAGACAAATGCTACTTTTCTTAAGCTAGCAGGTCCCCAACTTGTTCAG ATGTTTATTGGAGACGGAGCCAAACTTGTCCGTGATGCTTTCCAGCTTGCAAAGGAAAAATCCCCTTGCATTATTTtcattgatgaaattgatgctaTTGGCACAAAGCGTTTCGATAG TGAAGTCAGCGGGGATCGTGAAGTCCAACGAACTATGTTAGAATTACTGAATCAGCTTGATGGTTTTAGCAGTGATGAAAGAATAAAG GTCATAGCAGCAACAAATCGAGCTGATATTCTAGATCCTGCTTTGATGAGGTCTGGCCGATTGGATCGTAAGATTGAATTCCCCCATCCTACAGAGGAAGCCAGAGCTCGGATATTGCAG ATCCACTCCAGAAAGATGAATGTTCACCCAGATGTCAACTTTGAAGAGCTGGCTCGTTCTACAGATGACTTCAATGGGGCACAATTGAAAGCTGTTTGTGTTGAAGCAGGCATGTTAGCACTCCGGCGGGATGCTACTGAG GTTATCCATGAAGATTTTAATGAAGGCATTATCCAAGTGCAGGCTAAGAAGAAAGCCAGCTTGAACTACTATGCTTAA